The following proteins are encoded in a genomic region of Phycisphaerae bacterium:
- a CDS encoding DedA family protein, translating into MHRRLYNWVLHWAETPHGAVALFALAFAESSFFPIPPDVLLIALVLGARRRWWWLATLCALGSVAGGVAGYMIGRGLMDTLGWGIIRFYHAEEYWKQVNTLYAKYDYWIVFTAAFTPIPYKVFTIASGAFHMNLLGFVLVSAVGRAVRFFLVAFLLYLFGPPMRRLIEKHFDWLCVLFVVLLVGGFVVIKYVF; encoded by the coding sequence CTGCATCGCCGGCTCTACAACTGGGTGCTGCACTGGGCGGAGACTCCGCACGGGGCCGTCGCCCTGTTCGCTCTCGCGTTCGCCGAGTCGAGCTTCTTCCCGATTCCACCCGATGTGCTGCTGATCGCGCTCGTGCTCGGCGCTCGCCGGCGCTGGTGGTGGCTCGCGACCCTATGTGCCCTCGGCAGCGTGGCGGGCGGGGTGGCGGGCTACATGATCGGCCGCGGTCTGATGGATACGCTCGGGTGGGGCATCATCCGCTTCTATCACGCCGAAGAGTACTGGAAGCAGGTCAACACGCTGTACGCGAAGTACGATTACTGGATCGTCTTCACCGCGGCGTTCACGCCGATCCCATACAAGGTCTTCACGATCGCGTCCGGCGCGTTTCACATGAACCTGCTCGGCTTCGTGCTCGTGTCGGCGGTCGGGCGCGCGGTGCGCTTCTTCCTCGTCGCGTTTTTGCTGTACCTCTTCGGCCCGCCGATGCGGCGCCTGATCGAGAAACATTTTGACTGGCTGTGCGTGCTCTTCGTGGTGCTGCTCGTCGGCGGATTTGTCGTGATCAAATACGTCTTCTGA
- a CDS encoding PAS domain S-box protein, giving the protein MGPERDGRAPWVSGETQAVRAAAATRAGAEAQSRDAQAGLEESEAHFRQFCQDGPVACQSLDETGHVRDVNAAWLEALGYTRGEVIGRWLGDFLTAASREQFRHRFPHFKRDGLIRGAEFELVHKDGRALVFAMDGRVSRDAGGRFQQAHCILHDITAQRRAAADVAQRARELAALHTLTQRVCANLSLGEVARAALAGLDGPVAPDLALLFLRVGDELQLQAYRAPSALEEHLRSPVHRVGECLCGVAVSNGTPIFAADILSDPRCTLPECRDAGLRSFAALPLRGGDAIVGVLGLASKTPRDFAAQAEFLETLSRAIGMGVQNALLYEQLRANAARLGVVNEELQQEVAARRRAEDLLRASEDRFRTLVQSATTVVLYLAPDGRILEFNPEAERIYGRTRAEVLGQNYFDRLLPPDVRADVLADLPRLLAGEPLRSYEKSLRAADGREHTLLWNVDCLFDDDGKPSGILAIAQDITERKRAEDQLRGRLQQLTSPADEELRLSFADLFDMAEIQRIQDAFAAATGVASIITQPDGTPLTRPSNFCRLCSTIIRRTGKGLENCMRSDAVLGQPNPDGPIVRPCLSGGLWDAGASIFVGEQHIANWLIGQVRNADLDEERLCAYAREIGADEAEFRAALAEVTVMSTEQFRNVAHALFLVANQMSQLAFQNVQQGRAIHARALAEEAVREREARLKSIFRAAPVGIGVVVGRVFREVNDQCCLLTGYTRDELLGQSARLIYPSDEDFEYVGRAKYAQIQAHGAGTVETRWRRKDGEIIDVLLSSAPLDPADLTKGVSFTVLDITARRRAAEEKARLEAQLRQSQKLEAIGQLAGGVAHDFNNILTAILGNTELAIAGAEAGAPGNALLEELRQIDRSAQRAAGLTRQLLAFSRRQVSQPTILNLNQTLLELEKMLRRLLTENVALTIDAAPDLHAVRIDAGQIEQVIVNLAVNARDAMPDGGHLVIATANAELDPAYVATHAEARTGMHVVLSVSDTGCGMDASMLERVFEPFFTTKGLGQGTGLGLATVYGIVRQAGGHVTVYSEPRKGSTFRVYLPAVDAPPVAYTLEGQEEHAPGGHEAILVCEDDATVRQLTVHLLGEAGYAVTAAENGARALELAHARQTPVDLLITDVIMPELNGKKVSEALTELWPALRTLYVSGYTSNVIAHHGVLDAGVQFLEKPFSRRALLQRVRQVLDA; this is encoded by the coding sequence ATGGGGCCGGAACGAGACGGACGTGCGCCGTGGGTGTCGGGTGAGACGCAGGCAGTGCGCGCCGCCGCGGCCACGCGCGCGGGCGCAGAGGCGCAGTCGCGCGACGCCCAAGCGGGCCTGGAGGAGAGTGAGGCGCATTTCCGACAGTTTTGTCAGGATGGGCCCGTGGCGTGCCAGTCGCTGGACGAAACGGGGCACGTACGGGATGTGAACGCGGCTTGGCTGGAGGCGCTGGGGTACACGCGCGGCGAGGTAATCGGCCGATGGCTGGGGGATTTTCTCACCGCTGCGTCACGCGAGCAGTTCCGCCACCGCTTCCCGCACTTCAAACGCGACGGGCTCATCCGCGGCGCGGAGTTCGAGCTCGTGCACAAGGACGGGCGGGCACTGGTGTTTGCCATGGATGGTCGGGTCAGCCGCGACGCGGGCGGTCGCTTTCAGCAGGCGCACTGTATCCTGCACGACATTACGGCGCAGCGGCGCGCGGCGGCCGACGTCGCACAACGCGCGCGCGAGCTGGCCGCGCTGCACACACTGACGCAGCGAGTGTGCGCGAACCTGTCGCTGGGGGAGGTGGCGCGGGCGGCCCTCGCCGGTCTGGATGGACCCGTGGCGCCCGATCTCGCCCTGCTCTTTCTGCGCGTGGGCGATGAGCTGCAATTGCAGGCCTATCGCGCGCCATCGGCGCTGGAGGAGCACCTGCGGTCGCCAGTGCATCGGGTCGGGGAGTGCCTGTGCGGCGTGGCGGTAAGCAACGGTACGCCGATCTTCGCGGCGGACATCCTGAGCGACCCGCGCTGCACGTTGCCGGAGTGCCGCGACGCAGGGCTGCGCTCGTTCGCCGCACTGCCGCTGCGGGGCGGTGACGCGATCGTGGGCGTGCTGGGGCTGGCGTCCAAGACCCCGCGTGACTTCGCGGCGCAGGCGGAGTTTCTCGAGACGCTGTCGCGCGCCATCGGGATGGGCGTGCAGAATGCGCTGCTGTACGAGCAACTGCGCGCGAATGCGGCGCGCCTGGGGGTCGTGAACGAGGAGCTGCAGCAGGAAGTGGCTGCCCGGCGGCGGGCCGAGGACCTCCTGCGGGCCAGCGAGGATCGTTTCCGGACGCTGGTCCAGTCCGCGACCACCGTCGTCCTGTACCTGGCGCCGGACGGGCGCATTTTGGAGTTCAACCCCGAGGCGGAGCGGATCTACGGGCGCACCCGCGCCGAGGTCCTGGGCCAGAACTACTTCGACCGGCTGCTCCCGCCGGACGTCCGCGCCGATGTGCTGGCGGACTTGCCGCGCCTCCTGGCGGGCGAGCCGCTGCGCAGTTACGAGAAATCACTGCGCGCGGCGGACGGTCGCGAGCACACGCTGCTCTGGAACGTGGACTGCCTGTTTGATGATGACGGAAAGCCGAGCGGCATCCTCGCGATCGCGCAGGACATTACGGAACGCAAGCGTGCCGAGGACCAACTGCGCGGGCGACTCCAACAGCTCACCAGCCCCGCCGACGAGGAGCTGCGCCTATCGTTCGCGGACCTGTTCGACATGGCGGAGATCCAGCGGATACAGGACGCCTTCGCCGCGGCGACCGGGGTGGCCTCCATTATCACGCAACCGGATGGAACGCCGCTGACGCGCCCCAGCAACTTCTGTCGCCTGTGCAGCACGATCATTCGCCGCACGGGCAAGGGGCTGGAGAACTGCATGCGTTCGGACGCGGTGCTGGGGCAACCAAACCCGGATGGTCCGATCGTGCGGCCGTGTCTGAGCGGCGGGTTGTGGGACGCGGGCGCGAGCATCTTCGTAGGCGAGCAGCATATTGCGAACTGGCTGATCGGCCAGGTGCGGAACGCGGACCTGGACGAGGAGCGGCTGTGCGCCTATGCGCGCGAGATCGGCGCGGACGAGGCGGAGTTCCGGGCGGCGCTGGCCGAGGTCACGGTCATGTCGACGGAGCAGTTCCGCAACGTGGCCCACGCGCTGTTCCTGGTGGCCAACCAGATGTCGCAGCTCGCCTTCCAGAACGTGCAGCAGGGGCGGGCCATCCACGCGCGCGCGCTGGCCGAGGAGGCGGTGCGCGAGCGCGAGGCGCGCCTGAAGAGCATCTTCCGCGCGGCGCCGGTCGGGATCGGCGTCGTCGTCGGCCGCGTGTTCCGCGAGGTGAACGACCAGTGCTGTCTGCTGACGGGCTACACGCGCGATGAACTGCTGGGCCAGTCCGCACGACTGATCTACCCCAGCGACGAGGACTTTGAATACGTCGGGCGCGCGAAGTACGCGCAGATCCAGGCGCACGGCGCCGGCACCGTCGAGACGCGCTGGCGGCGCAAGGACGGCGAAATCATCGACGTGCTGCTGAGTTCGGCGCCGCTCGATCCGGCGGACCTGACCAAGGGCGTCTCGTTCACCGTGCTGGACATCACCGCGCGCCGCCGCGCGGCCGAAGAGAAGGCGCGCCTCGAAGCCCAGTTGCGCCAATCGCAGAAGTTGGAGGCCATCGGCCAGTTGGCGGGGGGCGTGGCCCATGATTTCAATAACATCCTGACGGCGATTCTCGGCAACACCGAGCTGGCGATCGCCGGCGCCGAGGCCGGCGCTCCAGGCAATGCGCTGCTCGAGGAGCTGCGCCAGATCGACCGCAGTGCGCAACGGGCCGCCGGGCTGACGCGGCAACTCCTGGCGTTCAGTCGGCGGCAGGTGTCCCAGCCGACGATCCTGAACCTGAATCAGACGCTGCTGGAACTGGAGAAGATGCTGCGCCGGCTGCTCACGGAGAACGTGGCGCTGACCATCGACGCCGCGCCGGACCTGCACGCGGTGCGCATCGATGCCGGGCAGATCGAGCAGGTGATCGTGAACCTGGCGGTGAACGCGCGCGATGCGATGCCGGACGGCGGGCACCTCGTGATTGCTACGGCCAACGCCGAGCTCGACCCGGCGTACGTTGCCACCCACGCCGAGGCCCGCACCGGGATGCATGTCGTGCTCAGCGTCAGCGACACGGGCTGCGGCATGGATGCCAGCATGCTTGAGCGGGTCTTTGAGCCGTTCTTCACGACCAAGGGCCTGGGCCAGGGGACCGGGCTCGGGCTGGCAACCGTGTACGGCATCGTCCGGCAGGCCGGCGGACACGTCACGGTCTACAGCGAACCGCGGAAGGGCTCGACGTTTCGCGTCTACCTGCCGGCGGTGGACGCGCCGCCCGTCGCATATACCCTGGAAGGCCAGGAAGAGCATGCGCCCGGCGGGCACGAAGCGATTCTGGTGTGCGAG
- a CDS encoding CerR family C-terminal domain-containing protein, whose amino-acid sequence MTEHSQPATRQRLLDAAGEVFAERGFRLATVRDICQRAGANIAAINYHFRDKEGLYAAVLRDAHQAAHEKYPPTLGLTAHATPEERLRAFVRSLLARMLDLGRPAWHGLLMAREMLEPTAAFDTFITDSIRPRYRLLAEIVRDLCPAADSDEKRNLLANSIVGQCLHYHHARHLLARLLPGQRWPTDVDRLTDHIVRFSLAALKSKTLFPRTTP is encoded by the coding sequence GTGACCGAGCATTCTCAACCCGCTACGCGACAACGGCTGCTGGACGCGGCCGGCGAGGTGTTTGCCGAGCGCGGCTTCCGGCTCGCCACCGTGCGTGACATCTGTCAGCGCGCCGGCGCGAACATCGCCGCCATCAACTATCACTTCCGCGACAAGGAAGGGCTCTACGCCGCCGTCCTGCGCGACGCGCACCAGGCCGCGCACGAGAAGTACCCCCCCACGCTCGGCCTGACCGCGCACGCCACGCCGGAAGAGCGGCTGCGCGCGTTCGTGCGCAGCCTGCTGGCCCGGATGCTCGACCTCGGCCGGCCGGCCTGGCACGGCTTGCTCATGGCGCGCGAGATGCTCGAGCCGACGGCGGCGTTCGACACGTTCATCACCGACTCGATCCGGCCGCGCTACCGGCTGCTGGCCGAAATCGTGCGCGACCTGTGCCCGGCCGCCGACAGCGATGAGAAGCGGAACCTGCTGGCCAATAGCATCGTCGGCCAGTGCCTGCACTACCATCACGCCCGGCATCTGCTCGCGCGGCTGTTGCCGGGGCAGCGCTGGCCGACCGACGTGGACCGCCTCACCGATCACATCGTGCGCTTCTCGCTGGCCGCGCTAAAATCGAAGACACTATTCCCGAGGACCACCCCGTGA
- a CDS encoding efflux RND transporter periplasmic adaptor subunit, with the protein MRCATPRPLPWLAILVAGFAGCSRHDAAANRSHAVQADPLPVKVATAVRQDVPVELHSIARAAAYATVTVKPQVTGQIVAAHFAEGQDVQAGDLLFDLDARPFEAALREAEATLAKNTALADDAEAEAQRSTGLFRQGVATQREYETSVATAASLRATVQAARAAVDEAKLNLEYCAVRSPLAGRTGTRLADPGNVVKANESELVVINQINPIYVTFAVPEQHFAAVVARQAHGRLPVVATIPGDSGLPERGELTFIDNQVDSMTGMLKLKATFANEQRRLWPGQYVNAVLTLTMQPNAVVVPNAAVQTGQAGDFVYVVQSDNTVELRPIVAGLRFNHHTVIEQGVEAGERVVTEGQLRLVAEAKVSIKDGAATTQEARP; encoded by the coding sequence GTGAGGTGCGCGACACCGCGACCATTGCCGTGGCTTGCGATTCTGGTAGCCGGGTTCGCAGGCTGCTCCCGGCACGACGCGGCGGCCAACCGGTCGCACGCCGTCCAGGCCGATCCCCTGCCGGTCAAAGTCGCCACCGCTGTCCGACAGGACGTGCCCGTCGAGCTGCACTCGATCGCGCGCGCGGCAGCCTACGCCACCGTGACCGTCAAGCCGCAAGTCACCGGGCAGATCGTCGCCGCGCACTTCGCCGAGGGCCAGGACGTCCAGGCCGGAGACCTGCTCTTCGATTTGGACGCGCGCCCCTTCGAGGCCGCGTTACGGGAGGCCGAGGCGACGCTCGCCAAGAACACCGCCCTGGCGGACGACGCCGAGGCCGAAGCGCAGCGCTCCACCGGCCTGTTCCGGCAGGGGGTGGCCACGCAGCGCGAGTACGAGACCAGCGTGGCGACGGCGGCATCCTTACGCGCGACGGTGCAGGCCGCCCGGGCTGCGGTCGACGAAGCCAAGCTCAACCTGGAGTACTGCGCCGTCCGCTCGCCACTCGCCGGCCGCACCGGTACACGCCTGGCCGACCCGGGTAACGTCGTCAAGGCCAACGAATCCGAACTGGTGGTCATCAATCAGATCAACCCGATCTACGTCACGTTCGCGGTGCCCGAGCAGCACTTCGCCGCCGTCGTCGCGCGCCAGGCTCACGGCCGGTTGCCCGTGGTCGCGACCATTCCCGGCGACAGCGGCCTGCCCGAGCGCGGCGAATTAACCTTCATCGACAATCAGGTCGACTCGATGACGGGCATGCTCAAGCTGAAGGCAACTTTCGCCAACGAGCAACGCCGCCTGTGGCCCGGCCAATACGTCAACGCCGTGCTGACGCTGACCATGCAGCCCAACGCGGTCGTTGTGCCGAACGCCGCAGTGCAAACGGGCCAGGCGGGGGACTTCGTGTACGTCGTGCAGAGTGACAACACGGTCGAACTGCGGCCCATCGTCGCCGGTCTGCGTTTCAACCACCACACTGTGATCGAGCAGGGCGTTGAAGCCGGCGAGCGCGTCGTGACCGAGGGTCAGCTCCGGCTGGTGGCGGAAGCCAAAGTGAGCATCAAGGACGGGGCCGCCACGACGCAGGAAGCCCGCCCATGA
- a CDS encoding TerC family protein, translated as MEQSWMWWGGFLVAVLAMLAVDLGVFQRRSHQIRFKEALLWSIFWIAIALVFNLGLWLGWIGSYPPAERGHAAITFLTAYLLEKSLSVDNLFVFSVIFSYFAVPPKYHHRVLFYGILGALVFRAIFIFGGLWLIEKFAWMVYVFGVFLIITGIKLGLAKDKEIQPDRNPVLRLARAVLPLTNHYVDGHFITRHTPSPDDGPDLIAPHCEGAKLVAPTAGRLLATPLLLVLIFIEVTDVMFAVDSIPAVIGVTRDSFIVFTSNVFAILGLRAIYFVIAAFVKMFHYLSHGLAVLLVFIGVKMLTEPILHYKMKPIHSLAVVAMILTVAVVASLLRRRNTGAPAEEHASAS; from the coding sequence ATGGAACAATCCTGGATGTGGTGGGGCGGGTTCCTGGTGGCTGTGCTGGCCATGCTGGCTGTCGACCTGGGCGTGTTCCAGCGCCGCTCGCATCAGATCCGCTTCAAGGAAGCGCTGCTGTGGAGCATCTTCTGGATCGCCATCGCGCTCGTGTTCAACCTCGGCCTGTGGCTCGGCTGGATCGGCAGCTACCCGCCTGCAGAGCGCGGCCACGCGGCGATCACTTTTCTGACGGCCTACCTGCTGGAGAAATCGCTCAGCGTCGACAACCTGTTCGTCTTCTCGGTGATCTTCTCGTACTTCGCCGTGCCGCCCAAGTACCACCACCGGGTGCTGTTCTATGGCATCCTCGGGGCCCTGGTCTTCCGCGCGATTTTCATCTTCGGCGGCCTGTGGCTGATCGAGAAGTTCGCGTGGATGGTGTACGTCTTCGGCGTGTTCCTGATCATCACCGGCATCAAGCTCGGCCTCGCCAAGGACAAGGAGATCCAGCCCGACCGCAACCCGGTGCTGCGGCTGGCGCGCGCCGTGCTGCCGCTGACGAACCACTACGTGGACGGGCATTTCATCACGCGCCATACGCCCTCCCCCGACGACGGGCCCGATCTCATCGCGCCCCATTGCGAGGGCGCCAAGCTGGTCGCCCCCACCGCCGGCCGGCTCCTGGCCACGCCCCTGCTGCTGGTGCTCATCTTCATCGAAGTCACCGACGTGATGTTCGCCGTCGACTCGATCCCCGCTGTCATCGGCGTGACCCGCGACTCGTTCATCGTCTTCACGTCCAACGTTTTCGCGATCCTCGGTTTGCGGGCGATTTACTTCGTCATTGCGGCGTTCGTGAAGATGTTCCACTACCTGTCGCACGGGCTGGCCGTGCTGCTCGTCTTCATCGGCGTCAAGATGCTCACCGAGCCGATCCTGCACTACAAGATGAAGCCGATCCACTCGCTCGCAGTCGTCGCGATGATCCTCACCGTCGCCGTCGTGGCGTCGTTGCTGCGGCGCCGCAACACCGGGGCGCCCGCCGAGGAGCACGCCTCTGCCAGTTGA
- a CDS encoding efflux RND transporter permease subunit, protein MNLPELCIRRPVMTTLLMLGLVVFGVMGYSLLPVSDLPNVDYPTIQVSASLPGASPDTMASSVATPLEREFSTIAGIDSMSSTSVLGTAQITLQFNLTRDIDAAAQDVQAAIARAQRRLPPEMPNPPSFRKVNPADHPVLLLALTSPSLPLYTLNEYADTLMAQRISMVNGVAQVMVFGAQKYAVRAQVDPRKLAAHEIGIDEVATAIRNANVNLPTGALYGPQTALTIEATGQLLSASAYRPLIVAYRNGNPVRLEQLGRVIDNVENDKTAAWFVDQRAMVLAIQRQPGTNTVAVVDAVKDLLPSFQSQLPASVSIRELYDRSASIRESVRDVRFTLWLTLALVVMVIFLFLRSLTATAIPSVAMPMSLVGTFAVMYLLGYSLDNLSLMALTLSVGFVVDDAIVMLENIVRHMELGEGTLTAALNGSREIGFTIISMTLSLVAVFIPVLFMGGLVGRLLSEFAVTIGVAILVSGVISLTLTPMLCSRFIRPPSTIRHGHLYAVSERFFRGMLNVYAWGLRGVLRHRRLTMLFSLAVLVATVYLFRKVPQGFFPSEDAGRISAQTEGAEGTSFEAMVRYQQAAAEVVRADPRVEAFMSSVGGGGRAMGSNAGSMFIKLKPRAQRDASVDQVIQDLRPKLAAVPGIRVFLQNPPTIPIGGRMAKSQYQYTLQSPDTNDLYRYAPVLAEKMSDLPGFQDVTTDLQLANPQITVQIDRDKATTLGVTAAQIESALSYAYAAQQISTIYAPNNQYQVILELADEYQANAAALSLLYVRSDRGTLVPLDAVADLVPTVGPLSVNHSGQLPAVTISFNLQPGHALGDAVAAVNDLARETLPADMSTSFQGTAQAFQASLGNLITLLIVAILVIYMVLGILYESFFHPITILSALPFAGFGALATLLIFKVELSLYAFVGIIMLIGLVKKNGIMMIDFALEAQRNEGKPPLDAIYEACLIRFRPIMMTTMAALMGTLPIALGYGAGAESRQPLGLAVVGGLLFSQLLTLYVTPVFFVYMEKLRMLFHRRPRHAAGAATPVLAPVPISGESPSFTPGSQS, encoded by the coding sequence ATGAACCTCCCGGAGCTGTGCATCCGTCGTCCCGTAATGACGACGCTCCTGATGCTGGGCCTGGTCGTGTTCGGCGTCATGGGTTACAGCCTGCTCCCGGTCTCCGACCTGCCGAACGTCGATTACCCCACGATCCAGGTCTCCGCCAGCCTGCCGGGGGCCAGTCCGGACACGATGGCCTCCTCCGTGGCCACGCCGCTGGAGCGCGAGTTTTCGACCATCGCCGGCATCGATTCAATGTCCTCGACCAGCGTGCTGGGCACAGCGCAGATCACGTTGCAGTTCAATCTCACCCGCGACATCGACGCCGCCGCCCAGGACGTGCAGGCGGCGATCGCCCGCGCCCAGCGGCGCCTGCCGCCCGAAATGCCGAACCCGCCCTCGTTCCGCAAGGTGAACCCCGCGGACCATCCCGTGCTGCTCCTCGCGCTCACGTCGCCGTCGCTGCCGCTGTACACGCTGAACGAATACGCGGACACGCTGATGGCACAGCGCATCTCGATGGTCAACGGCGTCGCCCAGGTCATGGTCTTTGGGGCCCAGAAATATGCCGTCCGCGCCCAGGTCGACCCGCGCAAGCTCGCGGCCCACGAGATCGGCATCGACGAGGTAGCGACCGCGATCCGCAACGCGAACGTCAACCTGCCCACCGGCGCACTCTACGGTCCGCAAACCGCGCTGACCATCGAAGCCACGGGGCAACTGCTCAGCGCCAGCGCCTACCGCCCGCTGATCGTCGCGTATCGCAACGGGAACCCCGTGCGGCTCGAACAACTCGGCCGCGTGATTGACAACGTCGAGAACGACAAGACCGCCGCCTGGTTCGTCGACCAGCGCGCGATGGTCCTGGCCATTCAGCGCCAGCCCGGCACGAACACGGTCGCGGTCGTCGATGCCGTCAAGGACCTGCTCCCATCCTTCCAGTCCCAGCTTCCGGCGTCAGTGTCCATCCGCGAGCTTTACGACCGCTCCGCGTCCATTCGCGAGTCGGTGCGCGACGTGAGATTCACGCTCTGGCTGACGCTCGCCCTGGTCGTTATGGTCATTTTCCTGTTCCTGCGCAGCCTGACCGCCACGGCCATCCCCAGTGTCGCCATGCCCATGTCGCTCGTGGGCACGTTCGCCGTCATGTACCTGCTCGGCTACAGCCTCGACAACCTCTCCCTGATGGCCCTCACGCTGTCCGTCGGGTTCGTCGTCGACGACGCGATCGTCATGCTCGAGAACATCGTCCGGCACATGGAGCTGGGCGAGGGCACTCTGACCGCCGCGCTCAACGGATCGCGCGAGATCGGTTTCACCATCATCTCGATGACGCTCTCGCTCGTGGCCGTGTTCATCCCGGTGCTGTTCATGGGCGGGCTCGTCGGCCGCCTGCTCAGCGAGTTCGCCGTGACGATCGGCGTCGCCATTCTGGTGTCCGGCGTCATCTCCCTGACGCTGACGCCGATGCTGTGCAGCCGCTTCATTCGACCGCCGAGCACGATTCGCCACGGCCACCTGTATGCTGTCTCCGAGCGCTTCTTCCGGGGCATGCTGAACGTCTACGCCTGGGGCCTGCGCGGGGTGCTGCGTCACCGGCGCTTGACGATGCTCTTCTCGCTCGCCGTGTTGGTGGCGACCGTCTACCTGTTCAGGAAGGTGCCGCAGGGGTTCTTCCCGAGTGAGGACGCCGGACGCATCTCCGCCCAGACCGAGGGCGCCGAGGGCACGTCGTTCGAGGCCATGGTGCGCTATCAACAGGCGGCCGCCGAAGTCGTGCGCGCGGACCCGCGCGTCGAGGCATTCATGTCGTCCGTCGGCGGCGGCGGGCGTGCCATGGGCAGTAACGCCGGGTCCATGTTCATCAAGCTGAAGCCGCGCGCGCAGCGCGACGCTTCCGTCGATCAGGTCATCCAGGACTTGCGACCCAAGCTCGCCGCGGTGCCGGGTATCCGCGTCTTCCTGCAGAACCCGCCGACGATTCCGATCGGCGGCCGCATGGCCAAGAGTCAATACCAGTACACGCTGCAAAGCCCCGATACGAACGATCTCTACCGCTATGCGCCCGTGCTTGCGGAGAAGATGAGCGACCTGCCCGGCTTCCAGGACGTCACGACCGACCTGCAGCTTGCGAACCCGCAGATCACCGTGCAGATCGACCGCGACAAGGCCACCACGCTCGGCGTCACGGCTGCGCAGATCGAGTCCGCCCTCTCGTATGCCTACGCGGCCCAGCAGATTTCGACCATCTATGCCCCGAACAACCAGTACCAGGTCATTCTCGAACTCGCGGACGAATACCAGGCGAACGCCGCCGCCCTGTCGCTGCTCTACGTGCGCTCCGACCGCGGTACACTGGTCCCGCTCGATGCGGTCGCGGACCTGGTCCCCACCGTCGGGCCGCTGTCGGTGAACCACTCCGGCCAGTTGCCGGCCGTGACGATCTCGTTCAACCTCCAGCCGGGCCACGCGCTCGGCGACGCCGTCGCCGCGGTGAACGACCTGGCCCGCGAAACCCTGCCGGCGGACATGAGCACCAGCTTCCAGGGCACCGCCCAGGCGTTCCAGGCGTCGCTGGGCAACCTGATCACGCTGCTCATTGTCGCGATCCTGGTCATCTACATGGTGCTGGGCATCCTGTACGAGAGCTTCTTCCACCCCATCACGATCCTGTCGGCGTTGCCGTTTGCGGGTTTCGGCGCGCTGGCCACGCTGCTGATCTTCAAGGTCGAGCTGAGCCTGTACGCCTTCGTCGGCATCATCATGCTCATCGGTTTGGTCAAGAAGAACGGCATCATGATGATCGACTTCGCCCTCGAGGCGCAGCGCAACGAGGGCAAGCCGCCGCTGGACGCCATCTACGAAGCCTGCCTGATCCGCTTCCGCCCGATCATGATGACCACGATGGCGGCGTTGATGGGCACGCTGCCGATCGCGCTCGGCTACGGCGCCGGGGCCGAGTCGCGCCAGCCGCTCGGTCTGGCGGTTGTCGGCGGTCTGCTGTTCTCACAGCTTCTCACCCTCTACGTGACGCCGGTGTTCTTCGTGTACATGGAGAAGCTCCGGATGCTCTTCCACCGCCGGCCCCGCCACGCGGCTGGTGCAGCGACGCCGGTCCTGGCGCCGGTGCCGATCAGCGGCGAAAGCCCCAGCTTCACGCCGGGCTCGCAGAGCTGA